Below is a genomic region from Citrobacter telavivensis.
AGACAAAGTCTGGCTGGGGCTCATCTCCGTCACGGCGATGCTGGGACTTTTCGGCTTCCTCTCAACCCCCTTCATCCTCGCCATGAACGATAAAACGGTGGCATGCCTTGCCGGTTTCTTCGCAATGGGCGGGCTGGCGATCCTCGGCAAAAAGATAAGCTGGCTAAAAGAGTATGCCTTAGGAATTGCACTTATCATTGGCATGGTCGCGGCCAGCCTTTATTCATAACGAAGGAAATAAACGATGCAACAGACTAATGATGGTCTCAACTGGACGGCAACATCGATAAGGATAGGACGGATCTGCTTCCTTCTGGCAACGATAACCAGCTTTGCGCCGCTCTTTTACTTTTACATCGTGTATGACGTTTATCCCCCTCTGGAGGTCGCCTTAACCTCCTGGCTGTCGATTGCGATGGTATTCGGCGCATTCTATTTTGTTGAACCTTTTTCCTATTATCCCATCCTGGGATTGACAGGCAGTTATCTGGGGATTCTGTCAGGCAATATCTCTAACGTTCGACTCCCGGCCTCGGCAGCAGCCCAAATGGCCGTCGGTGTAGAAAATGGTTCTAAGCAGGCGGAAATTATCTCCACGCTGGGTATCGCCGGCTCGATTTTTACCAACCTGTTCTTTCTGACCCTTGCCGTTTTAATGGGAGACTGGATATTGTCCGTTTCGCCGCCAGCACTGATTGCTGCGGTTAAAAACTATATTCTGCCAACTATTTTCGGTTGTCTGTACGGGCAGTTTACCGTGATGAAACCAAGGATTGCGCTGTATGCATTACCGGTCACAGCGATCGTCTATATCTTATTCCCGACCCTGCCGGCCTATGTTTACATTATTGTAGCTATCTTCGGCAACATGTTGTTAACCAGAGTGCTCTATAAGAAAAATATTGTTAAGTAATGCCGCGCCGTAAAATATGTGCCTGATAATTATTAGCGCACTATTATAATAACGGCCCATTTTTAAATTACAGAAACGAAACAATCACAACACATTATTTATCGCATTATTTTGCGAGGGACTCTCTATGTTTAAAAAACTTGCACTCCTTCTTTCATCCCTGATGATAGTACCTGCCAGTGCCGTTGAGATATATAACAAAGACGGTAACAGACTGGGGGTTTATGGGAAAATTCAGGCTTCGCATCTGATTTCTGATTATGCGAACGAAAATGGGGATAATACCTATGTCCGATTCGGTTTGCGTGGCGAAACTCAAATTTCCCCGCAGCTCACCGGATATGGTAATTTCCAGATGCAGTTCCAGGCCAATAAATATGAAGGGGAAGATAAACATTCCTGGACGCGCCTGGCCTTTGCCGGTCTTAATTATTCGTCATTAGGTTCTCTCGACTATGGTCGCAACTGGGGGATTATGTACGACCTTGGTGCCTGGACCGATGTTTTACCTGAGTTTGGTGCCGCCACTATTTTCCATACCGATACCTATATGGCACAACGCGCCACGAACCTGGCAACATGGCGTAATCGGGATTTCTTCGGTCTGGTTGATGGGCTCGATGTTGCCCTGCAATATCAGGGGAAAAATAGCGGTACCGAAGGTGAAAACACGACCAATAATAGCCGTATTCTCCAGAAGCAAAACGGCGATGGCTACGGGATGTCGATGACCTATGATTTTGATTTCGGTTTGTCGCTGGGCGGCGTCTATACTCATGCAAACAGAACCGGGGAACAACGACATTATGGCAACCATGTGGCGACCGGCCCTTATGCCGAATCGTTTGTGGTCAGCACAAAATACCGTTTAGATGGGCTTTATCTGGCCGCGCTGTACGGTGAAACCTCGAATATGACCTCCTTTGGTAGCGGGGTAAATATCGCGAATAAAGTGCATGCCACAGAACTGGTCGCCAAATACCGTTTCAGTAACGGATTCGAACCCTCTATCGGTTACCTGCAGAGTAAAGGAAAAGATCTGAGCGGCTATCGCGGGGATCACGATCTTCTGCAGTTTATCAACCTGGGCACAATGTATTATTTCAATGATACGCTTGCCGCCTACGCAAACTATAAAATCAATTTACTGGACCGGGATGACTTTACGATGGCGACGAAGCTGAACACCGACGATACCATCGTGTTCGGCTTTGTTTACCAGCTCTAATCCCTTTCTTGCGCGATTAACGTCACATCGTCCCCGCAAGCAAAGCCTGCTTATCGAAGAGCCTGACGTCGTTCAGGCTCTTCCCCAATATTTGTCCCTGCGTCGTCATGAACTCTTTCAAATTAATGCCGTATCCCGTCGGCCATCGCACCTCAACGTCAATCCGCGTGTGATGTGTTTGCTCCAGTTGCAGCAGGCACTGATACACATCGTGCAACTGCTCGACAGGATAAATATCAATCACAATATCCAGATCGGATTGACAATCCGTATAGTGAAAACCACTGACAATTTCTAATGCCGTCGATCCCCATACCCCCGCTACACACGCCAGGAGAGTAAAGCGCTCCCGCAGATCGGCCAGCGCCATGAGCGCGGGTGTTCGGGGGGCAAAGGCTCTTTGCGCTATCTCAAATGGCGTCAGGCGGCAGATCACCTCGTCCGGCATGACGGTGCTGGCGAGGCGTTGGCGCTGACCATTCACGCGTTCAGGGAAACTAAAACCCAGCGCAATTTCGTTTTGCGATTCCCCTTCGACAGGACGGCGCACAATGCCAGGCAGTTCTCCCGCCACAAACGCCTGCTGCCAGGCAACCCGTGATGTCTGCCACCGCGAAAAAATGCGCTGAGCCGCCGGAACGCTAATGTGCAGTAAATCATGACGCTGGAGCATGTATCCCTCCTCTGGCTTTTTGAAATATACCCAAAATCTATCCCATAGCCGGGAATCGTCAATAACGCGTCGGGTGCTTTCATTACGCAAAAGGTAAACGAGAAAAAGAGGATGGAAGGGACAGCGATCGCGGGATCGCACAGACCTTTTCGCAGGCCTGTTAACGCCGGATAGCCTGACAGGCAGGTAAGCAATTTCAGACGAAAAAAAACCGCATCACCTCAACAGTGATACGGTTTCTTATCTTCACAGAATGTATTTAAACACCCCATGAACAGAATTTGGCGGAACGGACGGGACTCGAACCCGCGACCCCCTGCGTGACAGGCAGGTATTCTAACCAACTGAACTACCGCTCCGCGTTGTTCCACTTGGGAACGAAGCGAATATTACGGATTGCCTCGCACCTCGTCAACGCTTTTTCTCGCGTTTTTAATCGTTTGCTGTAAAAATCGCCCGGACGACGATTTTTACCTCATAAACAGGCTTTCTACGCCCGCCATAGGCAACTTCCCCCTTTCTTTTCCACCAGGTCGAGGCGCGATTCATGGGCCGCAACTTCCTCATCAGTGGCGAAAACGACGCGTAACTTGCTGGCCTGACGCACAAGGCGCTGGATCCCCGTATTGCCCTGCTGCTGGGCTTCACCTTCCATCGAAAACGCCATCGTCGTCTGACCACCGGTCATCATCAGATAAACATCGGCCAGAATCTGGGCATCAAGCAATGCGCCGTGCAGCGTACGCTTGCTGTTGTCTATCTCATAACGCGAGCACAACGCATCCAGACTGTTACGCTTACCAGGAAACATCTTCCTCGCCAGCGCCAGACTATCCGTGACTTTACAGAAGGTGTTCGTTTTCGGGATATCGCGATTGAGCTTGCCGAACTCGTAGTCCATAAAGCCGATATCAAACGACGCGTTATGAATGACCAACTCCGCCCCGCGGATATAGTCGAGAAACTCATCCGCCACCTCGGCAAACGTCGGCTTATCCAGCAGAAACTCATCCGCAATCCCGTGTACGCCGAACGCTTCCGGATCCACCAGCCGGTCGGGCTTCAGATAGACATGGAAGTTATTTCCCGTCAGACGGCGGTTCACCACCTCGACAGCACCGATCTCAATGATCTTGTGCCCTTCGTAGTGCGCGCCAATCTGGTTCATACCGGTGGTTTCGGTATCGAGAACGATCTGTCGTGTAATTGCAGTGCTCATAGCGGTCATTTATGTCAGACTTGTCGTTTTACGGTTCGATTCAATTACAGGAAGTCTACCAGAGATGCTTAAACAGGTAGAAATTTTCACCGACGGTTCGTGCCTGGGCAATCCAGGTCCGGGCGGTTACGGTGCAATTTTACGCTATCGCGGACGCGAAAAAACCTTTAATGAGGGCTATACCCTCACGACCAATAATCGCATGGAACTAATGGCAGCGATAGTCGCCCTGGAAGCCCTGAAAGAACAGTGCGAAGTCATTTTGAGCACCGACAGCCAGTATGTGCGCCAGGGGATCACCCAATGGATCCACAACTGGAAAAAACGCGGCTGGAAAACCGCCGACAAAAAGCCGGTAAAAAACGTCGATCTCTGGAAACGTCTTGATGCCGCGCTCGGTCAGCATCAGATCAAATGGGAATGGGTAAAAGGCCATGCTGGTCATCCGGAAAACGAGCGTTGTGATGAACTTGCCCGTGCCGCCGCCATGAACCCAACTCAGGAAGATGTTGGCTATCAGCCCGAAGCCTAAACGTCCGGCTTGCGATACTGCCGGGTCGCGCCGACGGCCTGAGGTATACGCGCTTTCGCTTTGCTCTGTTTCATCGGATTAAGCGTAAGTGGAATCGTTCGCTTACGCGCGACAATCACCTGCATACAGCCCAGCGCGGGAAGGTGTGCGCTTAACATCTTTCCCCCCTGCTTTTTCCACGGCAATACGTGAAAACGGCTATAGTACAGCACCTCAAAATTCAGCAGCGACAGCCAGTCCAGTTGCCGCATCAGTGTAAACATACGACTATTATAAGGCGAAGATTTACGCAGTACCGGCACCAGTTTGCGCAGTCCCATCAGGCTGACCGGGTTGAATCCGCTCAGCACCAGCCAGCCATCATCAATGAGTACCCGATCGGCTTCACGCAACAGGCGATGGGGATCGGTGCACCAGGGCAGCGTGTGCGCCAGCAGACAGACATCGACAGATTTATCGGCAAAAGGTAGATGTAGCGGGTCGGCCTGAACCTGGACCGGCGAGCCTTTGGCAGAAACATTAACCTGATGTGAAACCGCACAGGCTTCTGAGTTGATTTCCGCACTCAAATTGCCCACCTTAAGCAGGTGAAAACCATACATTTTTGCAAACCACGGGTTAAGCTGTTTTTCCAGCGCCTCACGATAGTACTCTCCCCAGGGCAAATCGCTCCAGCGATCGGGTGCTACGACTGTTTGAGGGTTCCTTGCCGGTTTCATCACAACCATCCGTTATGCATAGATAGAGAGGTAATTTATGAATCTTAACAGTATTCCGGCGTTTCAGGACAATTACATCTGGGTTCTGAGTAATGATGAAGGACGTTGCCTGATCGTGGACCCGGGTGACGCCGCGCCGGTGTTAAAAGCCATTGCCGAAAACCAGTGGCAGCCAGAGGCCATTTTACTCACCCACCATCATCACGACCACGTCGGTGGCGTGAAAGAACTGGTACAGAACTTTCCTAAACTAGTGGTTTACGGACCGGCAGAGACACAAGATAAGGGGGTCACTCATATAGTCGAAGATGGCGATTCCGCCCTCATTTTGGGGCATGAATTTACTGTATTTGCTACACCCGGTCACACTTTAGGACATATCTGTTACTTCAGTCATCCTTATCTTTTCTGCGGTGATACGCTGTTCTCCGGCGGCTGTGGACGCTTGTTCGAAGGTACGGCTAGCCAGATGTATCAATCACTTAAAAAAATATCCGCACTTCCTGACGATACGCTTATTTGTTGCGCCCACGAGTATACTTTAGCAAATTTAACGTTTGCACTGAGCATACTACCGCACGATTCGTACATAAATGATTATTATCGTAAAGTTAATGAGTTACGGGTAAAAAAACAAATAACACTACCCGTTATTCTGAAAAATGAGCGGAAAAATAATATTTTTTTAAGAACTGAAGATATTGATTTAATTAACGAAATTAACAAAGAAACAATATTGCAACACCCTGAAGAGCGATTTGCCTGGTTACGGTCAAAGAAAGACAGCTTCTGATAATTCCGGGTTGCCTTTTCAAAACTTCGCCGTTATGATCGGTCGTCTTTTAAGCAACTATTGACACACACATGAAGGCAAAAGCGATCTTACTCGCCTCTGTCCTGCTCGTGGGTTGCCAGTCGTCACAAAACGCCGGCAATGTCCAACAGCACGCACAGAGCCTTTCTGCAGCTGGTCAAGGGGAAGCAGGAAAGTTTACGAGTCAGGCACGATGGATGGACGATGGGACGTCCCTCGCGCCGGATCAAGACCTGTGGGCTTTCATTGGCGACGAGCTAAAGATGGGAATTCCGGAAAATGACCGGATTCGCGAACAAAAACAGAAATATTTACGCAATAAGAGCTATCTCCACGATGTAACTTTACGGGCAGAGCCGTATATGTACTGGATAGCCGGGCAAGTTAAGAAACGTAACATGCCGATGGAACTGGTACTACTACCCATAGTGGAGAGCGCTTTTGATCCTCACGCGACGTCTGGCGCCAATGCCGCAGGCATCTGGCAGATCATTCCGAGCACGGGGCGCAATTATGGTTTAAAACAGACCCGCAGTTATGACGCGCGTCGCGATGTTGTGGCTTCCACAACCGCAGCGCTCGACATGATGCAGCGTCTGAACAAAATGTTTGACGGCGACTGGCTGCTGACCGTTGCGGCTTATAATAGCGGCGAAGGTCGGGTCATGAAGGCGATTAAAACGAACAAAGCGCGTGGGAAATCCACCGATTTCTGGTCGTTGCCATTGCCTCAGGAAACGAAGCTGTACGTGCCAAAAATGCTGGCTCTGAGTGATATTCTCAAGAACAGCAAACGTTATGGCGTACGTCTGCCAACCACAGACGAAAGCCGTGCGCTGGCGCGTGTTCGTTTAAGCAGTCCGGTTGAAATGGCGCAGGTTGCCGATATGGCGGGTATTCCCGTCAGCAAGCTGAAGACATTTAATGCTGGTGTAAAAGGCTCCACGTTGGGCGCAAGCGGCCCGCAATACGTGATGGTACCAAAGAAGCATGCAGAGAAATTGCGTGAATCTCTGGCAGCCGGCGAAATTGCAGCCGTACAGTCTACGTTGGTGGCAGATAACACTCCGCTGAACAGCCGTAGCTATACCGTTCGTTCTGGCGATACGCTTTCCGGCATTGCTTCACGTCTTGGCGTAAGCACGAAGGATCTGCAGCAGTGGAACAAACTGCGCGGTTCAACGCTGAAAGTGGGCCAAAGTCTGACGGTCGGTGCAGGTAACAGTGCACAACTGCTGGCTAAAAACAGCGACAGTATTACCTATCGTGTACGTAAGGGCGATTCGCTTTCGAGCATTGCCAAACGTCACGGCGTTAACATCAAAGATGTCATGCGCTGGAACAACGATACGGACAATCTGAAGCCCGGCGATCAACTGACGTTGTTTGTGAAAAACAACAACACGCCAGACTCCTGATAGCTCGCAATATTAAAAGGCACCGATTTCCCCCGGTGCCTTTTTTATTTATGCCGCTTTATGTGCTTCGGCCATGATTGTATCGCTGGTAAACGATCCCTCGTCCTGTAAGGCGAAGTAGGTTTTCACCTCTGCGGAGGCACTCATCTGATAGAGGCGAATGGCGTCCACCAGTTCAGCAGACGTACGCATTCTCGCCACCCATGAACTGAATTCCAGCGGCAAACGATCGGTTATCAACGAATCGACAATCAGGTTCGCGTCATTCATCAGTGCCAACCACTCACCGCTGGAATAGTTGCGAACGTGCGAGGTGTCGCGCAAGGCTTCAACCGTCTGTAACCAGACATCGCGGACCGGATGCCCTGGGGACATCACATCCATAACAATCAACACACCGCCCGGTTTTAATACCCGATTGACTTCACGCAGCGCTCTGCCGACATCATGCCAGTGATGCGCCGAGTAACGACTGATGACAACATCAAAGACGCCATCCTCAAAAGGCAGGCTTTCAGCATACCCCTGCCTGGTGGTGATGTTGGCTAATCCCTTCTCTTTTGCCGCCTGTGCAACGACCTCGAGCATCTGCGAAGATAAATCGTAAGCCACCACCTGTTTCACATTCTGAGCGGCGATAAAGCTGGCATGCCCGGCGCCACAGCCCATGTCCAGTACGCTGGCCTGTGGGAAGGCAGACAGACGCTCAGCCAGTCGCTGTAAGTCGCGACCAGACGCATGCACGGCACTGGTTAAATAGGCGTTAGCCTGGGAGCCAAACTGCTTTTCGACGTTGTCGTGGTGGGAGTGTGTTGTCATTATGCTGTCCTTGGTTGTTTGCAAGATAAAGGGCAGCACCACTACAGGTCTGCCCCAACGGCAGACCTGACACACCTTACTGCTCAGGTTTGCCGGGACTGAATTCAACGAGTAGCGGATTGTGATCGGATGCACGCGTGACCAGTACAGAAGCCTCGCTGACGTTCAGGCCACGATAAAAAACAAAATCCAGCGGGCGACCAAACGCGCGACGGCGCTGATCGTCAGTAAAACGTACCTGCCGCAGCGACATTTCACGCGCGAAGCGATACAGCGCATTCATGCGGCGTCGGCTCCAGGCATTGAAATCTCCGGCCATAATCACCGGCCCACTGTGATGCGCAATCTGGTCACCGATTGGAAGTAACTGCTTACTATACACATCGACCCCCAGACTAAAGTTAACCGCATGAATGTTAACGACCATCAACAGTCGCGTATCTGGTAACGGATAGACAGTAACCAGCGCCGACTTCGCCAGTCGCAGGATAGGTTCACGCTCGCGAAGCGGGCAACAGTACACGGGATGCGCAGATGAGAGCGTCATCACGCCTGACGGATGCTGCGGCAGAACAAATGCTGGAACCTGATCGGCTGCCAGATAATTCGCCGTCGCAAACCTCACCAGCTCCGGCGTCGTCTGTGCTTCCTGTAACAACACCAGGTGCGCATCTTTGCCAAAATTCTTCAGCACCGAAAGCCATTCCGCTCGCTGCTGCTTAAAAATATTCCACACCAGGATACGGATCCGATCTTCACTGCTTAACGGCGCCCCGGCGGGTAATGCCTGGCCGATGCTCGAAAATGACCCTGGCGGCAAAATCCGCTCAGCGGGTTGTCCGGCAACATAGCGCATGGCATAGGTGTTTTTTCGCACTTTTGACTTTCAAACCTCTGTAACGTCAACCAGTCCGGTGCCGGACTGGTTCTTCTGTTATAGGGATTTTAGCTCACACTTTCAACGACCAATTGCAGATTGTTTTGTAAGCATGCGCTTACATCAAGACCTTAGCCCAGCACGGCAACGCGAGCGGGTTTATCCAGTCGACCGCTAACGCCTGTCAACAGAAAGGCCCCCAACACAATCAACGCCCCAATCCACGGAGTCTGTGCCAAACCAAAGTGTTCCACCGTCTGTCCACCAACAACGGAACCAATCGCAATCCCGATGTTAAAGGCCGCGATGTTAAGTCCGGATGCCACATCTACCGCGTTCGGCGTAAATTGCTCGGCTTTTTGCACCACATAGACCTGCAGGCCCGGTACATTACCGAAGGCGAAGATCCCCATCACCAGTACTGTTGCCAGCGCGACATACTGCATAGAGGCAGTAAACTGAAAGACGATCAGCAGGACAAACAGTGCGGCGAAAATGAGTTTCAGTGCAGGCACCGCGCCATGTTTATCCGCCAGTTTTCCTCCCCAGATGTTGCCTACCGCCACCGATACGCCATAGCCTAATAAGATCCAGCTCACCGCGGCAGGTGAGAAACCGGCCAGATCCTGCATTATCGGTGCCAGAAAGGTAAACGCGGTAAAGACGCCGCCATAGCCCAACGCTGTGATCGTATAGATGATCAGCAAACGTGGGTGCGTTAATACGCTCATCTGGTCACGCAGTGTCGCCGCCGCGCGCCCTGGGATGTTCGCTGGAATAAGCCACTGGCTGCTGATCAATGCAATAACACCTAACACTGAAACCGCCAGGAACGTTTCGCGCCAGCCAAAATGCTGACCGATGAACGTCCCCAGAGGAACCCCGGTTACCAGAGCAACAGTCAGACCACCAAACATAATAGCGATGGCTGAAGCCGCTTTCTCTTTTGCCACCAGACTGGTGGCAATGGTGGAACCAATGGAGAAGAACACGCCATGAGCCAGACCGGTAAGCAA
It encodes:
- the dnaQ gene encoding DNA polymerase III subunit epsilon produces the protein MSTAITRQIVLDTETTGMNQIGAHYEGHKIIEIGAVEVVNRRLTGNNFHVYLKPDRLVDPEAFGVHGIADEFLLDKPTFAEVADEFLDYIRGAELVIHNASFDIGFMDYEFGKLNRDIPKTNTFCKVTDSLALARKMFPGKRNSLDALCSRYEIDNSKRTLHGALLDAQILADVYLMMTGGQTTMAFSMEGEAQQQGNTGIQRLVRQASKLRVVFATDEEVAAHESRLDLVEKKGGSCLWRA
- the rnhA gene encoding ribonuclease HI, translated to MLKQVEIFTDGSCLGNPGPGGYGAILRYRGREKTFNEGYTLTTNNRMELMAAIVALEALKEQCEVILSTDSQYVRQGITQWIHNWKKRGWKTADKKPVKNVDLWKRLDAALGQHQIKWEWVKGHAGHPENERCDELARAAAMNPTQEDVGYQPEA
- the mdcG gene encoding malonate decarboxylase holo-[acyl-carrier-protein] synthase, with amino-acid sequence MLQRHDLLHISVPAAQRIFSRWQTSRVAWQQAFVAGELPGIVRRPVEGESQNEIALGFSFPERVNGQRQRLASTVMPDEVICRLTPFEIAQRAFAPRTPALMALADLRERFTLLACVAGVWGSTALEIVSGFHYTDCQSDLDIVIDIYPVEQLHDVYQCLLQLEQTHHTRIDVEVRWPTGYGINLKEFMTTQGQILGKSLNDVRLFDKQALLAGTM
- a CDS encoding porin OmpC, which gives rise to MFKKLALLLSSLMIVPASAVEIYNKDGNRLGVYGKIQASHLISDYANENGDNTYVRFGLRGETQISPQLTGYGNFQMQFQANKYEGEDKHSWTRLAFAGLNYSSLGSLDYGRNWGIMYDLGAWTDVLPEFGAATIFHTDTYMAQRATNLATWRNRDFFGLVDGLDVALQYQGKNSGTEGENTTNNSRILQKQNGDGYGMSMTYDFDFGLSLGGVYTHANRTGEQRHYGNHVATGPYAESFVVSTKYRLDGLYLAALYGETSNMTSFGSGVNIANKVHATELVAKYRFSNGFEPSIGYLQSKGKDLSGYRGDHDLLQFINLGTMYYFNDTLAAYANYKINLLDRDDFTMATKLNTDDTIVFGFVYQL
- a CDS encoding methyltransferase domain-containing protein; the encoded protein is MTTHSHHDNVEKQFGSQANAYLTSAVHASGRDLQRLAERLSAFPQASVLDMGCGAGHASFIAAQNVKQVVAYDLSSQMLEVVAQAAKEKGLANITTRQGYAESLPFEDGVFDVVISRYSAHHWHDVGRALREVNRVLKPGGVLIVMDVMSPGHPVRDVWLQTVEALRDTSHVRNYSSGEWLALMNDANLIVDSLITDRLPLEFSSWVARMRTSAELVDAIRLYQMSASAEVKTYFALQDEGSFTSDTIMAEAHKAA
- a CDS encoding endonuclease/exonuclease/phosphatase family protein, whose product is MRKNTYAMRYVAGQPAERILPPGSFSSIGQALPAGAPLSSEDRIRILVWNIFKQQRAEWLSVLKNFGKDAHLVLLQEAQTTPELVRFATANYLAADQVPAFVLPQHPSGVMTLSSAHPVYCCPLREREPILRLAKSALVTVYPLPDTRLLMVVNIHAVNFSLGVDVYSKQLLPIGDQIAHHSGPVIMAGDFNAWSRRRMNALYRFAREMSLRQVRFTDDQRRRAFGRPLDFVFYRGLNVSEASVLVTRASDHNPLLVEFSPGKPEQ
- the mltD gene encoding murein transglycosylase D; the protein is MKAKAILLASVLLVGCQSSQNAGNVQQHAQSLSAAGQGEAGKFTSQARWMDDGTSLAPDQDLWAFIGDELKMGIPENDRIREQKQKYLRNKSYLHDVTLRAEPYMYWIAGQVKKRNMPMELVLLPIVESAFDPHATSGANAAGIWQIIPSTGRNYGLKQTRSYDARRDVVASTTAALDMMQRLNKMFDGDWLLTVAAYNSGEGRVMKAIKTNKARGKSTDFWSLPLPQETKLYVPKMLALSDILKNSKRYGVRLPTTDESRALARVRLSSPVEMAQVADMAGIPVSKLKTFNAGVKGSTLGASGPQYVMVPKKHAEKLRESLAAGEIAAVQSTLVADNTPLNSRSYTVRSGDTLSGIASRLGVSTKDLQQWNKLRGSTLKVGQSLTVGAGNSAQLLAKNSDSITYRVRKGDSLSSIAKRHGVNIKDVMRWNNDTDNLKPGDQLTLFVKNNNTPDS
- a CDS encoding MFS transporter, coding for MPLALFALTISAFAIGTTEFVIVGLVPTIAEQLAISLPSAGMLVSIYALGVAIGAPVLTALTGRLPRKQLLVALMVLFTAGNLLAWQAPGYMTLIAARLLTGLAHGVFFSIGSTIATSLVAKEKAASAIAIMFGGLTVALVTGVPLGTFIGQHFGWRETFLAVSVLGVIALISSQWLIPANIPGRAAATLRDQMSVLTHPRLLIIYTITALGYGGVFTAFTFLAPIMQDLAGFSPAAVSWILLGYGVSVAVGNIWGGKLADKHGAVPALKLIFAALFVLLIVFQFTASMQYVALATVLVMGIFAFGNVPGLQVYVVQKAEQFTPNAVDVASGLNIAAFNIGIAIGSVVGGQTVEHFGLAQTPWIGALIVLGAFLLTGVSGRLDKPARVAVLG
- a CDS encoding methyltransferase domain-containing protein; the encoded protein is MKPARNPQTVVAPDRWSDLPWGEYYREALEKQLNPWFAKMYGFHLLKVGNLSAEINSEACAVSHQVNVSAKGSPVQVQADPLHLPFADKSVDVCLLAHTLPWCTDPHRLLREADRVLIDDGWLVLSGFNPVSLMGLRKLVPVLRKSSPYNSRMFTLMRQLDWLSLLNFEVLYYSRFHVLPWKKQGGKMLSAHLPALGCMQVIVARKRTIPLTLNPMKQSKAKARIPQAVGATRQYRKPDV
- the gloB gene encoding hydroxyacylglutathione hydrolase codes for the protein MNLNSIPAFQDNYIWVLSNDEGRCLIVDPGDAAPVLKAIAENQWQPEAILLTHHHHDHVGGVKELVQNFPKLVVYGPAETQDKGVTHIVEDGDSALILGHEFTVFATPGHTLGHICYFSHPYLFCGDTLFSGGCGRLFEGTASQMYQSLKKISALPDDTLICCAHEYTLANLTFALSILPHDSYINDYYRKVNELRVKKQITLPVILKNERKNNIFLRTEDIDLINEINKETILQHPEERFAWLRSKKDSF